AGCTACTTCGTTTCCGGAAAACCAAGCATTTCACCCTACTTTTCAAACTGAATGCATGTATCGGCCATGTTATTTGACTCATTGGAGTCATCTTAATTATTTTCGCAGGATATAAGTGATTATGATGATGTTAGATACTGCTGCACGGGAGCAGATGTTTGTTTGGAATGCTGGCCTCTAATGACAATTGCGATTAAAGTGATTGATACTTCTCTCAGAGGTAAAACTGATATATGCTGGAGTTTGAAAGGTTTTAGGCCTTAGGTGGCTTTACTAAACTGACCTAGATCAGAAAATATTCTAATCAGACCTGAGTTCTTACGCCATCAATTAACTTCGAGTTCTAATAATGTATAGATGACTTTGGCTTTAATCATATTCTATGGGTATATAGTGGTCGTCGTGGTGTGCATTGCTGGGTTTGTGATGGAAAAGCCAGAAGGTAATGCAGTAACAGTTGAAATCTTCACATTTTTTCTGCCTTTACCTGTATTATTACATAAAGAAATTAATTTTGCTCTCATAAATTCCACAGGCTGACTAATGAACAAAGGGCGGCTATTGCTGATTATTTCCATGTATACAAGGTGGTTAGCTAGTGCTGTGAAAGACAACTGGATTTTGCTTTGTTTTTCAATACCAAGAAACCAATAACTTTGTACCTTGTTCAGGGCAATGAAAATAGTCAGAAAAAGATATCTTTACCTGGTCTTGTTCTTCATCCTTTCTTGGCGTAAGTGGTAttgtattttgtttttaattttcttattctGGGCCTACATTCTTCTTCACTAAGGCATATTCTGGCTCTGCAGGAGATCCTATACCGAAGTCCTGAAGGGTTTTTTTGAGGCCAAACTGCTTCCAAACCAAAATTTACTTGCATCTGAGGAGAGATATGAGAAGATCCTAGAAATGATTCCTGATGCATGTAAAATATGTAGTCTCTTCGATGGCTAGCTCTGTCATTTACCTTAGCAGTTGCTGATGTTTGTACATTCTATCTTTGCAGCTGTTGCTTCTGAGCTTAGGAGGAGGTGGCAGGAGAATAAGCGAGCTTCCATGTCAAAAGATGACATTAATATTGTTAGGTGGGAGCAACTAAAATCTATCCTGCAATCGGGTAAACAAAAGGTATGAATTGGTAAGCTCAAAATCAGTGTTAAGTACCTAATGGGCACTAACAGTGAGTTATTAAGTCTCGAAATCCTATAATCTCTTTGACGGCCAAAATCAGTGTTAAGTGCCTAATTGGTGAATTCAACACTTAATGCACTTTTGTCAGTTGTAAgatttgaattttgtttttagATTAATTACTCTAATAGTGATGCTAAAATATACCATATTGGGATCAGTTTCCTATGTGTAAAAGATATAATTGCCATCATCAATTGATTATGGCCATAAAAGAGGTCATAGGATTTTGAGACTTAAGATTGGTAATAGAAAGTTTTATAGGCCGTCAAGTGAGTTCTTGACATGTTAAAGTGTTTACAATAAAGGGGGTGAGTCCACTGCCTGTTAGAAACAAGATTATCCAGCCCTCAACACTATCATTTTGTCATCCACAATCAAAGTGCATTTCTGAGAAAATCAACAATAAATGAGTTGGATCAAGTAATAAATCTTTGCTCTGGCAATCAATTACAATTTGATTGTTTTCTTGGAAAAGTTCTAACTCGTTAGAAACACATttctcaaaaaaaataaaattcacacATATGTCTTCTGTTTTACTTAGAGGGAGAATTACTGTATTTCCATCTTTTTAATTCTTTTGTATGATTCATCTTTTCCAGATGCAAGGACTACGGAGATGTGTTGAAGAGATTGTCTTTTCATATACGTACCCTAGGCTTGATATGGAGGTCTGCAACAGTATTACTCtgtttggttttgttttaatttttttgggtTTGTTTTCTTTCAACAAAAATAGGTATTCATCTCAGAAATACATCCACCTCCATTTCATACATTAGTATATATAAATTACATTTTTGAAACCAAGaagtttttatatataaaattatctaTAAGTGACCTATCATAGGCAactacttatttgtgtatcaggTGTCGAGGCACATGAACCATTTACTGAAGGCACCATTCTGTGTACATCCAAAAACAGGTTAGTGTTGAAAAGTGTATTCTATACCAGTTGCTATGAATTTGAAGATTGGCCTGAAATCGTAGGTGGGTGCCTAAAAGTGTGACGTGGGTTCTAGTTTAAGAACCAAGACATTTAAACCTAAAGGCTAAAGCACTACAATGATAGCTTTCAAAACCAGAAGTATTTCAGTAGCTGTATTTATGCTATGAAGCCTTGAATGCGTACTTTGATTGGACTTTTTTCTTAATTGCTAGTTGACTTTTTATCAATATCACATCATAGGGAATATCTTCCTGTTCCGATTTTCAGGAAATGTAGGAAGGAACTTCATTTTAGTAGTCTCAAGTGTTTTTCAACTTTTTTCCCCTCTAGGTCGTGTTTGTGTTCCAATTGACCCAAACAATTGTGATGAGTTTGATCCAACCACAGTGCCGACCCTATCCCAGGTATCTGTGCTAGCAACTTTCAAATTCTTATCTGCAGGATTCTTCTGGTGAAGGTTTCCAAATCCATATTTAATTGTTTGTTAGAACTTCAACTAAGAATTATGCTACATTCTGACACTGTAAATTGTAAATCATGAATTCTAGCTGTATAGCTCTTACTCCTTTGTATAGATATGGGCCCATAATTCTTGTGATGTATTTACCTGGCAGCTTCTGGAAGAACTGAACAGGGGAGGACTAAGACAAGATGCTGAGAATGGTATGTTTATTCTTGCAATATTATTTATTCTTGTGATGCTTAGATTCCT
This window of the Gossypium arboreum isolate Shixiya-1 chromosome 12, ASM2569848v2, whole genome shotgun sequence genome carries:
- the LOC108453131 gene encoding uncharacterized protein LOC108453131 isoform X2; protein product: MTKEEADNGRDDMVIDVPGQANAVPDGFNANYLRIYYGKLFPHADMFKWMSYGNDGKHPGCDKSYFGRREFSFTLENDIYIRFQSFNSVTELENSIKEKCPFKIDIGPVYSVDPAKRHAYAQSGDNVFTPVERELVFDIDISDYDDVRYCCTGADVCLECWPLMTIAIKVIDTSLRDDFGFNHILWVYSGRRGVHCWVCDGKARRLTNEQRAAIADYFHVYKGNENSQKKISLPGLVLHPFLARSYTEVLKGFFEAKLLPNQNLLASEERYEKILEMIPDASVASELRRRWQENKRASMSKDDINIVRWEQLKSILQSGKQKMQGLRRCVEEIVFSYTYPRLDMEVSRHMNHLLKAPFCVHPKTASGRTEQGRTKTRC
- the LOC108453131 gene encoding uncharacterized protein LOC108453131 isoform X1 — encoded protein: MTKEEADNGRDDMVIDVPGQANAVPDGFNANYLRIYYGKLFPHADMFKWMSYGNDGKHPGCDKSYFGRREFSFTLENDIYIRFQSFNSVTELENSIKEKCPFKIDIGPVYSVDPAKRHAYAQSGDNVFTPVERELVFDIDISDYDDVRYCCTGADVCLECWPLMTIAIKVIDTSLRDDFGFNHILWVYSGRRGVHCWVCDGKARRLTNEQRAAIADYFHVYKGNENSQKKISLPGLVLHPFLARSYTEVLKGFFEAKLLPNQNLLASEERYEKILEMIPDASVASELRRRWQENKRASMSKDDINIVRWEQLKSILQSGKQKMQGLRRCVEEIVFSYTYPRLDMEVSRHMNHLLKAPFCVHPKTGRVCVPIDPNNCDEFDPTTVPTLSQLLEELNRGGLRQDAENEWDRTSLGESVAFFRTSFVQPLLKSCKEGIENSYNAKLQQSKNDLSW